A window of the Brassica napus cultivar Da-Ae chromosome C5, Da-Ae, whole genome shotgun sequence genome harbors these coding sequences:
- the LOC106417405 gene encoding uncharacterized protein LOC106417405 — MVISREYHEGLYYLQGKVTKAEMKVPREEKVSTEARKPGKGAEKSVKGAEKKKSRNVTFRRNLIQGPTPYGYKWKGSVAQGGDSSMTGKSGETESKVSSEESGEEPKVAKGDKGKTKKKSSRRRNQRLDGFKKDSRCCISSSSGSENATGLDEIEAATRFLFEVSETEYESLIKAEGSTQDQKHARSKQ; from the coding sequence ATGGTGATATCAAGAGAATATCACGAAGGGCTCTACTACCTTCAAGGCAAGGTCACTAAGGCTGAAATGAAGGTGCCAAGGGAAGAGAAGGTGAGTACAGAAGCAAGGAAGCCCGGGAAAGGAGCAGAAAAGTCGGTTAAGGGAGCTGAAAAGAAGAAGTCAAGGAATGTGACTTTCCGCAGGAATCTAATTCAAGGACCAACTCCTTATGGCTATAAGTGGAAGGGGTCAGTAGCTCAAGGTGGAGACTCTTCTATGACAGGAAAGTCAGGAGAGACTGAGTCTAAGGTGAGCAGTGAAGAATCAGGAGAAGAACCAAAGGTAGCTAAAGGGGACAAAGGGAAGACCAAGAAGAAGTCTTCAAGAAGGAGGAATCAGAGGCTTGATGGGTTCAAGAAGGATTCCAGGTGTTGCATTAGTAGTTCCTCAGGCTCAGAGAATGCAACGGGCTTAGATGAGATTGAAGCAGCCACAAGGTTTCTGTTCGAAGTGAGTGAAACAGAATATGAGTCTCTCATAAAAGCAGAAGGATCTACCCAAGATCAGAAGCATGCTAGGAGTAAGCAGTGA
- the LOC106417404 gene encoding uncharacterized protein LOC106417404, which yields MVSSVPILIGTNFSEWKEKVEFKLGVLDLDLALREEEPSQLTNDSTEEEKAFHKAWEKANRLSIMFLRMTIASNIKTSLPVAEKAKAYLAAIEERFKTADKSLARKLMADLTTMAQGLCMNIALK from the coding sequence ATGGTCTCTTCTGTCCCCATCCTCATAGGAACCAACTTTTCCGAATGGAAAGAGAAAGTTGAGTTCAAATTAGGTGTACTAGATTTGGACTTGGCACTTCGTGAAGAAGAGCCTAGCCAACTCACTAATGATAGTACTGAGGAAGAAAAGGCTTTCCATAAAGCGTGGGAGAAAGCTAACAGATTGAGCATCATGTTCTTAAGGATGACAATAGCTAGCAACATCAAAACTTCCCTTCCAGTTGCAGAAAAAGCTAAGGCTTATCTAGCGGCTATAGAAGAACGGTTTAAGACTGCAGATAAATCCCTTGCTAGGAAACTTATGGCAGATCTTACAACCATGGCACAAGGTCTATGCATGAACATTGCATTGAAATGA